Within the Gordonia westfalica genome, the region CAGGCCGCCTGTGCCATCGCCGGCGGAAGCGCATATTGCTGGGGCAACAACGCCTTCGGGCAACTCGGCGACGGCACGAAGGATTCTCGTACCACCGCGACGCTCGTCTCCGGCATCGACGACGTGTCGGCCATCAGCACCGGCACCGGGCACACGACCTGCGCGATCGCCGGCGGCGTCGGCTACTGCTGGGGCGCCAACGCCTGGGGATCGGTCGGCGACGGCACCCTTGAGGATCGCCCGAATCCCACCCGGCTCAACGGTTTGTCCGATGTCACCGCGATCTCGGCGGGCGAACGGACGACGTGCGCGCTCGCGTCGTCGAACGTCTACTGCTGGGGCTTCAACGCGACCGGCCAGCTCGGTATCGGCACCACCGACGACAAGCTGACACCCACCCGGATCGGGTACTAGACATGGTTGCCGTCCACCCCGGAGTCATCCAGTTGAAGGGTGCCCCGGGGCATTACCCCTTCGGTATCGTCCCAGCGTACGTCCGCCAAGAGTGGGTTCTCCCCGTAAGTGATTCTCACCGTAAGAAAGAGGTGTCGCCGTGCCGCTGAGTCCGGGCACCCACATCGCCGGCTACCGCGTGATCTCCCAGCTGGGAGCGGGTGGCATGGGCGAGGTGTATCTCGTCGAGAACCTGCAACTCGAGCGGCGAGAGGCATTGAAGGTCATCTCGACTGCCGTCAGCGCGCAGCCCGGGTTCAACCAGCGCTTCACCAACGAGGCGAAGACCACCGCGAAACTCGATCACCGCAGCATCATCACGATCCACCAGTACGGCATCGAAGAGGGTTCGCCGTGGTTCTCGATGAGCTACGTGGAGGGCAAGGACCTCACCGAGGAGCGACTGAAGCCGGCCGAGGTGTCGACGGTCGTCACCCAGGTCGCCGACGCCCTCGACTACGCCCACCGTCACCACGTGGTGCACCGGGACATCAAGCCCGCCAACATCCTCGTGACCCGCGACCCCGCCACCGGTGAGATCGACCGCGCACTCGTGCTCGACTTCGGCATCGCGAAGCTCGCCGGGTCGGCGAACCTCACCGGCACGCACTCGTTCATCGGGACCGTCGCGTTCTCGGCGCCGGAAACCCTCGAAGGTGCCGACGCCACAGCACGCTCCGATCAGTACTCGCTCGCCTGTACCGCCTATGCACTCCTCGCCGGGCAGCCGCCGTTCGTCGGCCAGTCCGAGCCGTCGGTGATGCTCGGCCACATCCAGCGACCCGTCCCGCACATCGGGCAGCTGCGCGGCGACCTCGCACATCTCGACCCGGTCTTCCAGCGCGCGCTCGCCAAAGACCCCGCCATCCGCTACCCCGACTGCCGCAGCTTCGCCGCGGCACTGAAGTCGGCGATCGAGTCGCCTGCGGCACAGGGCAATACGATCGCCGCCACGCCCGTTCCCCCGCCGACCCTCGTCGGTGGCAGCACCGGCGCACCCGCGGCACCGCAGCAGCCGTACGGGCAGACCTACGGGCAGTACACCCCGCCGCCGCCCACGATGACCGGCCCGTCGGGACCGCAGCCGCTGATGAACCATCCCTCCGGCCCCGGCGCCACCGCGAACATGTCCGGCCCGAACATGTCTGGGCCGCAACCGCTTTACAGCTCGCAACCGCACGCGCCGACCGGATACCCGGGCGTACCGTCGGCCCCACCCAAGAAGAAGCGCACCGGCCTCATCATCGCCGGCGTCCTCGGCGCCGTGCTGGTGGTGGTCATCGGCGCGATCGCCGGTCTGGTCCTCCTCGGCAGCACCGTCGACGACCCGGAGAAGGCAACCGTCGCACAGCCGTTGGTGAGCACCAACTTCGGCACCAGCTGCGCGGTGGTCAACGGCATCGTGAACTGCTGGGGCGACAACACCACCGGCCAGCTCGGCGACGGGACCACCACCCCGCACAGCCGTCCGGCCACGGTCGGCGGTTTCTCCGACGCGACGTCGGTCTCCGTCGGCGGTTACCTCACCGGCGAGAACAAATACGTCGGCACGGCGTGCGCGGTCGCCGCGGGTGAGGCGTGGTGCTGGGGCAACAACCACTACGGCGAGGTCGGCAACGGCTCCGACGGCAACACCGTCGACGCCGCGACGAAGGTCGGCACGATCTCCGACGTCAAGGCGATCTCCACCGGCTGGGGCACCAGTTGCGCGGTCGCCGGTACCGACGCCTACTGCTGGGGCAACAACGAATACGGCCAGCTCGGCACCGGCGGCACCGACCCCGCCTCGGTCCCCGCCAAGGTCCCCGGCCTCGGCGTCGTCACCGACGTCACCACCGCCTACGGCACCACCTGCGCCGTGTCCGACGGCTCGGCCTTCTGCTGGGGCAACAACGACAGCGGCCAGATCGGCGACGGCAGCACCACCGAACGGTCGGCGCCGGTCAAGGTCGACGGCCTGACCGACGTCGCCGACATCTCCCTCGGCGGCTATCACGAGTCCGCCCCCGACGACGACAACGATCCGAGCACCAACACCAGCACCTATTACCAGACGGCCTGTGCGATCGCCGGCGGCGGAGATGCGTACTGCTGGGGTGCCAACGCCTACGGCCAGATCGGCGACGGCACCGCCGAACCGCGCAAGACGCCCACCAAGGTGAACACCATCTCCAAGGCGTCGGCCATCTCCACCGATTGGGGATCGACCTGCGCGGTCGCCGACAAGAAGGCCTGGTGCTGGGGCGACGACGACCGCAGCCAGCTCGGCTCGGCCGGCGGGTCGGTGAAGATCCCGCGCGAGGTCGGCTCCCTGACCGACGTCACCTCCATCTCGACCGGCAACGGCACGTCGTGCGCCATGGCCTCCGGTTCGGTCTGGTGCTGGGGCTTCAACAACGACGGCCAGATCGGCGACGGCTCGAGCGGCGACTCCGCCAACCGCACGACGCCGACGAAGCTGACCTTCTGACCCGACGCTAGGCCTCCCGCGCGCCGATGAGTGCTTCGGAGATGGCCCCGGCGGCCTCTCGCAGGGCCCCGACCGCCCGGGCGCGCAGATCGTCGTCGAACCGGGCGACCGGCCCGGAGATGCCGACGGCCATGGGCGTCGGGGCGCCGGGGACCGCGACGGCCATGCCGCAGACGCCGACCTCGTATTCCTGTTCGTCGGTGGCGACTCCGTCGGCGCGCACCTGCTCGACGGCCGCGAACACGCCGGACAAGGACGTGACGCTCCATTCGGTGGCGGGGGTGAGCCCCGCCTGGGTGACGTGCTTGAGGATTCGCGCGTCGTCGAGTTCGGCGAGGACCGCCTTGCCCACCGCGGTGTTGTGCATCGTCACCCGACGCCCGACCTCGTTGTTGGTGCGCATGCTGTGCGGCGACGGGACCTGCGCGGCGTAGATGATCATGTCACCGTCGAGTACGGCGAGGCTCGCGGTCTCGCTGAGTTCGGCGACCAGCGAGGCGAGGACGGGTGCGGCCACCGCGCCGAGCTGGCGGTTCGCCACCTCGCCGAGGCGGATGAGCCGGGGCCCCAAGGCGTACGAGCGATTCGGCAGTTGCCGGACATATCCGATGCCCACGAGGGTGCGCAGCAGCCGATGGATGGTCGGCGGCGGCAACGGGGACTCCGACGACAGATGACTCAGGGAACATTCGCCGCCGGCGCGTCCGATGAGTTCCAGCAGCTCGAAAGCGCGCTCGACCGACTGGACACCACCTGAGTTCCCCGCCATTGCCACCTCCACAGTTCGGCACAACGCTACGTTCCATGATGTGAAACCACAATCCGAGTCCATTAATACCTGAGGCTGATAGCGGAGACAGACTCGGGTAAACTCCACTCTGCGGAATACAGATTCCATCGGATTCGACGAAGGGCCCATCATGAGCGAGCAGCCCGGCCGCCTCGGTGCGGCGTTCCTGTCCGAGGTCGAGGCTGCCCTTGCCCCGGCGGACGCCGTGCTGGCCGATCGGTATCCGGGCGACGACGGCAGCCGGCAACCGATCCACACGGTCTACGTTCCCGCCGACCGGTACTCCGCGAGCCTCCCCGGCCAATGGGGTCGCACAGCATCGGAAACCGCCGCCGAACACGGCGGTCTCGACGCCATCGCCCGCAAGACCGTTGCCCGGACCGACTCGGCCGCAACCGAACTCGCAACGCTCGTGGAGGAGAAGCTGCGCACCGAACCCATCGAGGATCTGCGCATCGACTTCGAGGACGGCTACGGAGTCCGCCCCGACGACGAGGAGGACGCGGCCGTGGCCGCTGCCGTCGCCGCGATCCGCGATGCCGGCGCCACCTCTCCCCCGTTCATCGGCATCCGGTTCAAGTGTTTCGAGGCCGACGTGCGGGCTCGCGGCCTGCGCACCCTCGACCTGTTCGTCTCCGGACTGGCCGAGACCGGCGACCTCCCCGCCGGACTGACGCTGACGCTGCCGAAGGTCACCTCGACCGATCAGGTCGCCGCGATGGTCACCGTGGCCCGCGAACTCGAGCGGATCCACGGGCTCCCGGACGGACGGATCGGCTTCGAGATCCAGGTGGAGACCCCGCAGTCGGTGATGGGCGTCGACGGCACCGCGCCCGTCGCGCGGATGATCCACGTCGGCGAGGGTCGGGTGACCGCGTTGCACTACGGCACCTACGACTACTCGGCATCTCTCGGCATCGCCGCCGCGTACCAGTCGATGGAACATCCGGCCGCCGACCATGCGAAGGCCGTCATGCAGCTCGCGGCGGCCGGCACCGGTGTACGCCTGTCGGACGGGTCGACCAACATCCTCCCCGTCGGCGACCGCGAGGCCGTCGAAGCCGGTTGGGCATTGCACTCGCGACTGGTCCGACGCCACCTCGAGCGGGGCTTCTATCAGGGGTGGGATCTCCATCCCGCCCAACTGGTGACCCGCTACCTGGCGACCTACGCCTTCTACCGTGACGGATTCGATTCCGCCGCAGTGCGTTTGCGAGACTATGCACACCGGATCTCCTCGTCGGTGCTCGACGAACCCGCGACGGCGCGTGCCCTCGCCGGTTTCATCCGGCGCGGCGAAGCGTGCGGGGCGTTGACCGTCGACGAGATCGAGACGGCGACCGACCTGCCCGTCGCGAAGGTGCGCGAACTCGCCCTCCACCGGCCGCCCGCCGCCTGAGACCACCAGCCCCTAATGACCATCCACCTACCTGTCGAAGAGGACACCATGATGACCACGACGACCGCCTCCCCGTACTACACCCCCGCGGGAGGACTCCCGCCGCAGACCGATCTGCTGACCGACCGCGCGGTGGTCACCGAGGCCTACACGGTGATCCCGCGTGGCGTGCTCCGCGACATCGTCACGTCGGTCTTCCCCGAGTGGACCGACACCCGCGCCTGGGTGATCAACAGCCCGGTTCCCGGTGGCGCGCAGACCTTCTCGCAGGCGATCGTCGAGGTCGCGCCCGGCGGCGGGTCGCAGGCTCCGGAACCGCAACCGGAGGTCGAGGGTTTCCTCTTCGTCACCGCGGGCTCGCTGACCGTCACGGTCGCGGGTGAGGAACACGTACTGAGCGAGGGCGGGTTCGGCTACCTGCCCGCGGGCACCGCATGGTCGGCACACAACCGCGGCGACGCCCTCACGTCCTTCCACTGGATCCGCAAGCGCTACCAGCCGATCGCGGGCCACACCCCGGCCCCGAAGTTCGGCAACGAGCGCGACATCGAGCCCTCCCCCATGCCCGACACCGACGGCGCGTGGAGCACCACGCGCATGCTCGACCCGCAGGATCTCGCGTACGACATGCACGTCAACGTCGTCACCTTCAAACCGGGCGGATCGATCCCCTTCGCCGAGACGCACGTGATGGAGCACGGCCTGTACGTCCTGGAGGGCAAGGCCGTCTACCGGCTCAACGGGGACTGGGTGGAGGTCCAGGAGGGCGACTACATGTCGCTGCGCGCCTTCTGCCCGCAGGCCTGCTACGCCGGCGGGCCGTCGAACTTCCGGTACCTGCTCTACAAGGACGTCAATCGGCAGATCACGCTCTGACCCTGTTCGTCACAGGTCCACCCGCAGGGTGGCGCCGGTTCTCCGGTCACCCGCTGTCGTACCGTGGGCCGATGCGTATCGCGGTGGTGGAGGACGACGACGGGGTCGGTGACGCCCTTGTCGACGCCTTGAACGAGGTCGGACACGAGCCCCGCCGGATGCGTCGAGGGGCCGACCTCCTGCTCGGTCACCGGGACTTCGACCTCGCCCTTCTGGACCTGGGACTACCGGACGAGGACGGCCTGACCGTGTTGCGCCGGTTGCGTACGGTCAGCCGGCTGCCGGTCGTGGTTCTCACCGCGCGGGACGACGAGCGATCGGTGGTGCGGGCACTACGCGGGGGCGCCGACGACTATGTGGTCAAACCGGCACGGCTCGGCGAGCTGATGGCGCGACTGGAGGTGGCCGCCCGCCGGCGGGTCGCCGACGCGCCGGCCGTCGCAGGGCGGCAGATATCGACCGGCGACATCACGGTCGACCTCGATGCGCGACGGGTCACCGTCGCCGGCGCCGACGTGGCACTCACCCCGAAGGAGTTCGAACTCCTCGCGCACCTCGTCGGACGCCGCGGCGAGGCCGTGAGCCGCGAACAGTTGATGGATGCCATCTGGGGCGACGCCTACGTCGCGATCTCCCGCAGCCTCGACGTCCACATGACCGCACTCCGGGCGAAGCTCGGCAGACCCGGCGTGATCGAGACGATCCGCGGGTACGGCTACCGCTGGGACTCCTGAGCGATGTGGCGGCGTGTGCTGCTCGTCCTCGTCGCCTATTCGGCGATCGTGGTCCTCGGCTTGGCCGTCCCCCTGGCTTCGACGGTGAGTCGTGAACGGCTGCAACGGTTCACCGAGAGCCGAACCGCATCCGCCACCTACTTCGCCGACCTCGCCGATCGCGAACCGGAGATACGGGGCACCGAGCTACAGCAGGCTGTCGAGCGCTACAACGCCCTCTACGGCGAGGGTGTCGTGGTGGTCGATCGAGCCGGCACGACACGCGCCTCGGCCGGCCTCTCGGCCCGGTCGCCGGAGGTCGCCGAAGCGGTCTCCGAGGCGTTGCGCAACCAGCGCACGCGGATCCCGTCGGGTCTGACGCCGTGGTCGCCCGCATCGGTACTGGTGTCCCGACCGATCGGTACGGGCAGTCAGGTCGACGGCGCGGTCGTGATCGCGGCATCGACGTCGGCGGCGAAGCGGGATGTCACCAGGTACTGGGCGATGATCGCCGGAGGTGCTCTTGCCATGCTGCTCGTGGGATCGCTGATCGCGGTTGCGCTGTCGCGGTGGACGGTTCGTCCGCTGACCGCGTTGACGACCCGGGTGCGCTCGCTGCGCGCATCCATCGTCGACCACGTTCCCGACGCGGTCGAACCGCGGCCGGACGGACTCCGTGATCCCCGGCGCAGAGGCCCGCCGGAGGTCCGTGAGCTGGCCCGCATCTTCGACGCCATGGCCGACGACGTCGAGCACGCCACCGCAGCGCAGCGTCGTCTGGTCGCCGACACCGCTCACGCACTGCGTAATCCGCTCGCCGCGGTCCGGTTTCGGCTCGACACTCTCGGTCTCGGCCTGACCGGCCGATCGCTCGCGTCGCATGAGAAGACGCTCGTGGAGATCGATCGGCTGGACCGCATCGTTCAGGACCTGCTCGTCCTCGCCACCGCCGAATCGCGGCCCGCCGTCTCCGCCACCGGCGTCTGCGACGTCGCCACCGTGCTGACCGAACGTCACGACTTCTGGGCGGGAGCGTTCGCCGAGGCGGGCCTGTCGGCGTCGATCACCTTGCCGCCGGAGCGGCCACGGTCGATGATCGCCGCGGTCGACGAGGACGACCTCATCCGGGTGCTGGACGTCCTGATGAGCAACACGGTCAACCATGCCGGACCGGACGCGTCCG harbors:
- a CDS encoding IclR family transcriptional regulator; this encodes MAGNSGGVQSVERAFELLELIGRAGGECSLSHLSSESPLPPPTIHRLLRTLVGIGYVRQLPNRSYALGPRLIRLGEVANRQLGAVAAPVLASLVAELSETASLAVLDGDMIIYAAQVPSPHSMRTNNEVGRRVTMHNTAVGKAVLAELDDARILKHVTQAGLTPATEWSVTSLSGVFAAVEQVRADGVATDEQEYEVGVCGMAVAVPGAPTPMAVGISGPVARFDDDLRARAVGALREAAGAISEALIGAREA
- a CDS encoding sensor histidine kinase produces the protein MWRRVLLVLVAYSAIVVLGLAVPLASTVSRERLQRFTESRTASATYFADLADREPEIRGTELQQAVERYNALYGEGVVVVDRAGTTRASAGLSARSPEVAEAVSEALRNQRTRIPSGLTPWSPASVLVSRPIGTGSQVDGAVVIAASTSAAKRDVTRYWAMIAGGALAMLLVGSLIAVALSRWTVRPLTALTTRVRSLRASIVDHVPDAVEPRPDGLRDPRRRGPPEVRELARIFDAMADDVEHATAAQRRLVADTAHALRNPLAAVRFRLDTLGLGLTGRSLASHEKTLVEIDRLDRIVQDLLVLATAESRPAVSATGVCDVATVLTERHDFWAGAFAEAGLSASITLPPERPRSMIAAVDEDDLIRVLDVLMSNTVNHAGPDASVELGCRSEGPRIRIWVADTGRGVPASELPRVTERFFRAATGTAPGSGLGLSIARALIEGAGGELTVGAGRSAGLRVDLWIPAADLAPDVES
- a CDS encoding protein kinase domain-containing protein codes for the protein MPLSPGTHIAGYRVISQLGAGGMGEVYLVENLQLERREALKVISTAVSAQPGFNQRFTNEAKTTAKLDHRSIITIHQYGIEEGSPWFSMSYVEGKDLTEERLKPAEVSTVVTQVADALDYAHRHHVVHRDIKPANILVTRDPATGEIDRALVLDFGIAKLAGSANLTGTHSFIGTVAFSAPETLEGADATARSDQYSLACTAYALLAGQPPFVGQSEPSVMLGHIQRPVPHIGQLRGDLAHLDPVFQRALAKDPAIRYPDCRSFAAALKSAIESPAAQGNTIAATPVPPPTLVGGSTGAPAAPQQPYGQTYGQYTPPPPTMTGPSGPQPLMNHPSGPGATANMSGPNMSGPQPLYSSQPHAPTGYPGVPSAPPKKKRTGLIIAGVLGAVLVVVIGAIAGLVLLGSTVDDPEKATVAQPLVSTNFGTSCAVVNGIVNCWGDNTTGQLGDGTTTPHSRPATVGGFSDATSVSVGGYLTGENKYVGTACAVAAGEAWCWGNNHYGEVGNGSDGNTVDAATKVGTISDVKAISTGWGTSCAVAGTDAYCWGNNEYGQLGTGGTDPASVPAKVPGLGVVTDVTTAYGTTCAVSDGSAFCWGNNDSGQIGDGSTTERSAPVKVDGLTDVADISLGGYHESAPDDDNDPSTNTSTYYQTACAIAGGGDAYCWGANAYGQIGDGTAEPRKTPTKVNTISKASAISTDWGSTCAVADKKAWCWGDDDRSQLGSAGGSVKIPREVGSLTDVTSISTGNGTSCAMASGSVWCWGFNNDGQIGDGSSGDSANRTTPTKLTF
- a CDS encoding response regulator transcription factor: MRIAVVEDDDGVGDALVDALNEVGHEPRRMRRGADLLLGHRDFDLALLDLGLPDEDGLTVLRRLRTVSRLPVVVLTARDDERSVVRALRGGADDYVVKPARLGELMARLEVAARRRVADAPAVAGRQISTGDITVDLDARRVTVAGADVALTPKEFELLAHLVGRRGEAVSREQLMDAIWGDAYVAISRSLDVHMTALRAKLGRPGVIETIRGYGYRWDS
- a CDS encoding bifunctional allantoicase/(S)-ureidoglycine aminohydrolase; amino-acid sequence: MTTTTASPYYTPAGGLPPQTDLLTDRAVVTEAYTVIPRGVLRDIVTSVFPEWTDTRAWVINSPVPGGAQTFSQAIVEVAPGGGSQAPEPQPEVEGFLFVTAGSLTVTVAGEEHVLSEGGFGYLPAGTAWSAHNRGDALTSFHWIRKRYQPIAGHTPAPKFGNERDIEPSPMPDTDGAWSTTRMLDPQDLAYDMHVNVVTFKPGGSIPFAETHVMEHGLYVLEGKAVYRLNGDWVEVQEGDYMSLRAFCPQACYAGGPSNFRYLLYKDVNRQITL
- a CDS encoding DUF6986 family protein, coding for MSEQPGRLGAAFLSEVEAALAPADAVLADRYPGDDGSRQPIHTVYVPADRYSASLPGQWGRTASETAAEHGGLDAIARKTVARTDSAATELATLVEEKLRTEPIEDLRIDFEDGYGVRPDDEEDAAVAAAVAAIRDAGATSPPFIGIRFKCFEADVRARGLRTLDLFVSGLAETGDLPAGLTLTLPKVTSTDQVAAMVTVARELERIHGLPDGRIGFEIQVETPQSVMGVDGTAPVARMIHVGEGRVTALHYGTYDYSASLGIAAAYQSMEHPAADHAKAVMQLAAAGTGVRLSDGSTNILPVGDREAVEAGWALHSRLVRRHLERGFYQGWDLHPAQLVTRYLATYAFYRDGFDSAAVRLRDYAHRISSSVLDEPATARALAGFIRRGEACGALTVDEIETATDLPVAKVRELALHRPPAA